The following proteins are co-located in the Maridesulfovibrio sp. genome:
- a CDS encoding Hpt domain-containing protein, whose amino-acid sequence MATLDEKIAELNKRYAAALGGRVAELEGYLKGYESSGSFSDLEKLYKNAHAVAGSARTFGLPEVTVKAKEFELAARDGVDTEILHKKLSALKDCISS is encoded by the coding sequence ATGGCTACACTTGACGAAAAGATTGCTGAGCTTAATAAGAGGTATGCTGCCGCTTTGGGTGGACGGGTTGCTGAGCTGGAAGGCTATTTAAAAGGATATGAAAGCAGCGGCTCTTTCAGTGATCTGGAAAAGCTGTACAAGAATGCCCATGCTGTAGCAGGTTCGGCTCGAACATTCGGACTGCCGGAAGTTACGGTCAAGGCCAAGGAATTTGAATTGGCTGCTCGTGATGGTGTTGATACAGAAATTTTACATAAAAAATTATCGGCGTTGAAAGATTGCATTTCTTCCTGA
- the topA gene encoding type I DNA topoisomerase, producing MSKDLIVVESPAKVKTISKFLGKNYQVAASVGHVRDLPKNKLGVEENGDFTPQYQVIPGKEDVVNKLKKAAAKADHVFLAPDPDREGEAIGWHVAAIIKEVNENVSRIQFNEITARAVKEALEHPQPLNEQLFDSQQARRILDRLVGYKISPILWKKVKRGISAGRVQSVALKLVVEREKARRAFIPEEYWLFKAHLEGKNPPPFIADLWKVDGKKAEIGSADEAESLQVSIKGAPFKIIDLTEKERKRSPLPPYITSTLQQDANRRLGYSAKRTMTLAQRLYEGVELGEKGTTALITYMRTDSVRIADEARDTAKKVILEKFGDDFYPAKPWVYKSKGGAQDAHEAIRPVDATILPEDVKPYLPADQFKVYKLIWSRFIASQMAAARFWDTVVTIEAKNTIWRSKGERLLFPGFMRVTGKTGDEKLIELPKLEKGEVLKVDKIESEQKFTQPPARYSEASLVRELEEKGIGRPSTYASIISTIQDRGYVNLEEKKFVPTELGFVVSDQLSEHFKELMDVGFTAAMEKQLDDVADGKIEWTSLMKDFVDGFYPTLEIAAKEMKRGGEDTGITCDKCDSPMVIKFGRTGEFLGCSNYPECKNIVNFTRDEKGKIVVLEEEPPEETGVTCEKCGSAMAIKRSNRGEFLGCTGYPDCRNIKNFERDDEGKVKVVETPTAQIIGKCPDCDDGDLIIKHARTGSRFIACSNYPDCKHAKPFSTGVKCPREGCKGELVEKSSRRGKLFYSCDQYPDCDYAVWYPPIDGPCPKCGHPVLVKKTTRAKGEHIACPEKGCGYVQGEEEG from the coding sequence ATGAGCAAAGATTTGATTGTTGTTGAGTCCCCGGCAAAGGTGAAGACTATCAGTAAGTTTCTTGGCAAGAACTATCAGGTTGCTGCGTCCGTTGGTCACGTGCGCGACCTGCCCAAGAACAAGCTTGGCGTCGAAGAAAATGGTGATTTCACCCCCCAGTATCAGGTCATTCCCGGAAAAGAGGATGTGGTCAATAAGCTTAAGAAGGCAGCGGCTAAGGCCGATCATGTCTTCCTCGCACCTGACCCCGACCGCGAAGGGGAGGCTATCGGCTGGCACGTGGCTGCCATTATCAAGGAAGTGAACGAGAACGTCAGCCGTATCCAGTTCAACGAAATTACTGCAAGGGCAGTTAAAGAAGCCCTTGAACATCCGCAGCCGCTCAATGAACAGCTTTTTGATTCCCAGCAGGCCCGTCGTATTCTGGACCGTCTGGTGGGTTATAAAATTTCTCCCATCCTTTGGAAAAAGGTGAAAAGGGGCATTTCCGCAGGGCGTGTACAGTCTGTTGCGCTCAAGCTCGTAGTGGAGCGTGAAAAAGCCCGTCGTGCTTTCATCCCTGAAGAATATTGGCTCTTCAAGGCTCATTTGGAAGGCAAGAACCCGCCTCCTTTTATAGCCGACCTCTGGAAAGTGGACGGTAAAAAGGCTGAAATCGGTTCTGCTGATGAAGCCGAATCCCTGCAGGTCAGCATAAAAGGTGCTCCTTTCAAGATTATTGATCTTACCGAAAAGGAACGTAAGCGCAGCCCGTTGCCGCCTTATATCACCTCTACTTTGCAGCAGGATGCCAACCGCAGGCTCGGTTATTCCGCAAAGCGGACCATGACTCTTGCGCAGCGCCTCTACGAAGGTGTCGAGCTCGGCGAAAAGGGAACCACCGCACTGATTACCTATATGCGTACTGACTCCGTGCGTATTGCGGATGAAGCGCGTGATACCGCCAAGAAGGTTATTCTAGAAAAGTTCGGGGATGATTTCTATCCGGCCAAACCGTGGGTCTACAAATCCAAGGGCGGTGCTCAGGATGCTCACGAAGCAATCCGTCCGGTTGATGCAACCATTCTGCCCGAAGACGTAAAACCTTATCTGCCTGCGGATCAGTTTAAGGTCTACAAGCTTATCTGGAGCCGTTTCATTGCTTCTCAGATGGCTGCTGCTCGTTTCTGGGATACTGTAGTTACTATTGAGGCCAAGAACACCATCTGGCGTTCCAAAGGTGAAAGACTGCTTTTCCCCGGCTTCATGCGCGTTACCGGTAAGACCGGAGATGAAAAGCTTATTGAGCTGCCCAAGCTTGAAAAAGGTGAAGTGCTTAAAGTCGATAAGATCGAGAGCGAACAGAAGTTCACCCAGCCTCCGGCCCGTTATTCTGAAGCTTCTCTTGTGCGTGAACTGGAAGAGAAGGGAATCGGTCGTCCGTCTACCTACGCTTCAATTATTTCCACCATTCAGGATCGCGGTTACGTGAATCTGGAGGAAAAGAAATTTGTTCCCACTGAACTCGGTTTCGTAGTCAGTGATCAGCTTTCAGAGCATTTTAAGGAGCTCATGGATGTAGGTTTCACTGCTGCTATGGAAAAGCAGCTTGATGATGTTGCCGACGGCAAGATCGAGTGGACCTCTCTTATGAAAGATTTCGTGGACGGGTTTTATCCCACCCTTGAAATCGCCGCCAAGGAAATGAAACGTGGTGGTGAGGATACCGGGATTACCTGTGATAAATGCGATTCTCCCATGGTTATTAAGTTCGGACGGACCGGAGAATTCCTCGGTTGTTCCAACTATCCGGAATGCAAAAATATCGTCAACTTCACCCGCGATGAGAAAGGCAAGATCGTCGTTCTTGAAGAAGAGCCGCCGGAAGAAACCGGTGTTACTTGTGAAAAGTGCGGCAGTGCAATGGCGATCAAGCGTTCCAATCGCGGTGAATTCCTTGGTTGCACCGGTTATCCTGATTGCCGCAACATCAAGAATTTTGAGCGTGACGATGAGGGTAAGGTCAAGGTTGTGGAAACTCCCACGGCCCAGATTATCGGTAAATGTCCTGATTGTGATGATGGCGATCTGATAATCAAGCATGCCCGCACCGGCAGCCGCTTCATTGCCTGCTCCAATTACCCGGACTGCAAGCACGCCAAACCTTTCTCCACCGGGGTTAAATGTCCACGTGAAGGATGTAAGGGCGAGCTTGTGGAAAAAAGCTCCCGTCGCGGAAAACTTTTTTATTCCTGCGACCAGTATCCTGATTGCGATTATGCGGTCTGGTATCCGCCCATCGACGGTCCATGTCCCAAATGCGGACATCCTGTGCTGGTCAAAAAGACCACCCGTGCGAAGGGTGAACATATCGCCTGCCCCGAAAAAGGTTGCGGCTATGTTCAGGGTGAAGAAGAAGGTTAG
- a CDS encoding amino acid permease encodes MDNLQKKYGFWTATAMVVGIVIGSGVFFKADDVLKAAGGDLPTALIAWLIGGSIMVVTAYVFSKIATRIEKVNGLVDYFEEAYGEKAGYMVGWFMTFIYYPTLVAVLAWVSANYSVGLMGMKDMLWPLSFVYLTGFFLLNYYSPVLAGKWQVSSTVIKLIPLGLVAVVGGFAGLSSGQTMQNFMQTASEISGSGGGLAVATLSTAFAYEGWIIATVINAELKDAKTTLPRALVVGTIAVMTIYMLYYLGISGVLTNDQVLAEGDAAPVRVIEMIFGNVGGTLLTVFVIISCLGTLNGLIMGSARGMFSIASRDLGPKASLFKQVNPVTNSTSWSAIIGYFLSCFWLVVWYGNFHGWWGQFMDVSELPIAFLYVIYISIYIWVMKTFTDLDPISRYLCPLLAGCGSVYIIWGAIQKDMFIHFLILFLLIQAAGAMLMNSSKK; translated from the coding sequence ATGGATAATTTACAGAAGAAATACGGTTTCTGGACTGCAACCGCTATGGTTGTGGGCATTGTAATCGGCTCAGGGGTTTTCTTTAAGGCCGATGATGTACTCAAGGCTGCGGGCGGTGACCTGCCTACTGCACTCATTGCATGGCTGATCGGTGGCTCCATCATGGTTGTTACCGCATATGTATTTTCAAAGATTGCGACCCGCATTGAGAAGGTCAACGGTCTGGTTGACTATTTTGAAGAAGCATACGGCGAAAAGGCCGGGTATATGGTCGGCTGGTTCATGACCTTTATTTATTACCCGACTCTGGTTGCGGTTCTTGCTTGGGTTTCCGCTAACTACAGCGTGGGCCTTATGGGCATGAAAGATATGCTCTGGCCTCTTTCTTTTGTCTATCTGACCGGATTTTTCCTGCTCAACTACTATTCTCCGGTTCTGGCTGGTAAGTGGCAGGTTTCCTCTACTGTAATCAAGCTCATTCCGCTTGGCCTTGTTGCTGTTGTCGGCGGTTTTGCCGGTCTTTCCAGCGGACAGACCATGCAGAACTTCATGCAGACTGCCAGTGAAATTTCCGGAAGCGGCGGCGGACTTGCCGTGGCTACCCTTTCCACTGCCTTTGCTTATGAGGGCTGGATCATCGCCACCGTAATTAATGCTGAGCTTAAAGACGCCAAAACTACCCTGCCCCGTGCACTGGTAGTCGGTACCATCGCGGTTATGACTATCTATATGCTCTATTATCTGGGTATTTCCGGCGTACTGACCAACGATCAGGTTCTTGCTGAAGGCGACGCCGCACCTGTACGCGTTATTGAAATGATCTTCGGCAACGTTGGCGGTACCCTGCTGACCGTGTTTGTTATCATTTCCTGCCTCGGTACCCTCAACGGACTGATTATGGGTTCCGCACGCGGCATGTTCTCCATTGCCTCCCGCGACCTCGGTCCCAAGGCATCTCTTTTCAAGCAGGTTAACCCCGTGACCAACAGCACCAGCTGGTCTGCAATCATTGGTTATTTCCTGTCCTGCTTCTGGCTGGTTGTATGGTACGGTAACTTCCACGGCTGGTGGGGCCAGTTCATGGATGTTTCCGAACTTCCCATCGCGTTCCTGTACGTGATCTACATCTCCATCTACATCTGGGTGATGAAGACCTTTACCGATCTCGATCCGATAAGCCGTTACCTCTGCCCGCTGCTGGCAGGATGCGGTTCAGTCTACATCATCTGGGGCGCCATCCAGAAGGATATGTTCATTCACTTCCTGATCCTTTTCCTGCTTATACAGGCAGCAGGGGCCATGTTAATGAACAGCTCCAAAAAATAA